ggaacaccccacaagagctgcagttttggagatactctaatccagtggtctagccatcacaatttggcccttcgtcaaactcgctcaaatccttacgcttgtccatttttcctgcttctaacacatcaactttgaggacaaaatgttcacttgctacctaatatatcccacccactaacaggtgaggagatcatcagtcttatttactttacttctcactgctcacagtgttatgcctgatcagtgtatagatgttgcGATAGATCTTGTAGAACAGTACTCATAATAAATATGAGCAGCATTTTATTTCTCAACAAGGAGAACATAGAGCGGTCAACATACATGGAGGTGGACAATCAATACTTACTGGTGTAGGATATTTTCCTTCTGGTGGTACAATTCAGTTGTAATTTCTAGTCGCTGTTGTAGGTTCTTGTACTGGTTCTCCAGATGGGTTTTCtcatttttcagatttgtttggTCATGGACGACCTTCTGAAATTTctctgttaaaataaaaaataaaaaataagttgTTGATATCCCAGGTTCCGGTGTATATAGAGTGCATACGTAAAAGTAGATAAAGGTAGATACCTTCAAGTTCCTGTCTGGCTTTCTGTTCAGTCATGAAGTTTTCAAACAAGCGATTCCGCTCATCCTCGATGACCGAAAGAGTAGCCTTGATCTGCAAGATAAATGCCAATAACAGTTACTTAGAAAGTGTACTATATGAAGGATTCACATAGCGGTCAATTCTATACTCTCTTACCCTTGAGACATCCATCATCTGCTTGAGGTGTAGCTTCAGTGGATCACCGTTCTTGTCTGAAAAGAACAAGAGTTTGAAAATCCACCAATTAAAGAAAACCAAATTTTTCACAGAACACACGCATGGACATCTTACCGTTCCCTAGCTCCGCATCATTACATGAATCAAGGCTCTTCAGCTCAGTGATGCATCCAGACAGAACCTAGGGCAGAGAAAACGAGGGTTTATTGTTCCACCTTGGCACTGCTGTGCTGTTAAATAAGTGACGCAAAAACATGTCTATTTTCTCACGTCTATTTCGTTTTCCTTGTGCACAAGGGCATTCTCCAGCTCCGTTTGCCTTTTATGGTAAACTTTGATTTCCTCACTCAGCTTTTCATGCTTCTCTTGCCAGTCCTTGGCGTCTTGGAACAGCTGTGagacacacaagcagaaaggaATTAACATATATAAGAATAACACATCAAATCATGACGAGGGTCATAGAGCTTACAGATTTCTTCTGTTCTTTCAAGGCACTGTTATCCTTTTCAAACGACAGCACTTGAGCTTTCAGGGCATCTTCTCTGAGCTTAGCTTCATCCATGAGAACCTGAACCTAAAGAATTTAttagagagataaaaaaattagaTTTTGGATTTGTACTAGCCAGGGAAAGAAGAACACTAAGAAATCTGGATATTCGCCTATAAGGATGAAATGCacagaataaacaaatgtatttatttttaataaagcaaACCTTTGAGCGTTCCTCATCATACACTTTTAGAGTTTTCTGATAGTCCTGAATTCCTTGATGCATTGTAGATATctgcagaaaacacacacacacacacttcagcaatTAGAGATATTTTTTACAAAGAACATGCTGATGGAAGAAAGTTTACCTTCTCATTCAGAGTTTTGTTCTCCTCCTGTGTGTTTGCAATTTTCTCACAGAGTCGAGCAAAATTACCAGACAGTTTCTCTTTCTGCTTGTTGAGATCTTGGTAATGtgtctaaagaaaaaaaataagaaaaaaagttaaaaatcttTAGGGGATAACGAGATTAATACTGAAAATGCCGTGAAGACTCGCCTTGAGGTCGCTGAACTCCTTCTGTAGAGAAGAATGTGACTCTTCTGAATTGTTCAGCTTTTCTTCATACTGCTTaatctaaataaacacaaacagagagagcagTGAGTGACCAGTGCTAAAATACtactgaatctttttttttaattttaaaataatagtaatagtaaaaataacACCCTTTACCGAATTGTTTAGTTCCGTTATTTTGTTGAGGACGTCTGATTTCTCACTGATAAGCTGCTGAATCCTCTCTGCAAGCTGCTTTTCTGTTACTAGTAAACATAAAAAAGGTTCTGTGGTCAGACTTCGGTAGATTCGGCACAACGTGATGCAAGGAGAAAGTGATGAGATACTTACAGAGATACATCCTGCTTTTGACCTGAGGAGACGGACAGAGCAGGTTAGAGTCAGATTCATTCAGAACAGAATGACGGAAATATATAAAACTTTAAACcatcattaataattattagGGATGGGCAATGTGGACttcaaaaaaacattataaGTGGTGGGATATTAAAGAGACTTTATGACTTATGGGTTCACACAAATCAGACAATGCCTTTTCACTCTACCTCATCTAAGTGCTGATTGATGTTAACTACATGACTTCTGAAACCTCAGAATGACCCTTTAACATTACACGACTTGTATCTCTTGCACATGAGGTGCagacaccgatcagccataacattgtgagcagtacCAGGTGAAGTggataagactgatgatctccttatcatggtacttgttagtgggtgggatacatcaggcagcaagtgaacattttgtcctcaaagttgatgtgttagaagcaggaaaaatggacaagcgtaaggatttgagcgagtttgataaagggccaaattgtgatggctagaccactggctagagctcttgtggggtgttcccggtctgcagtggtcagtatttgtcaaaagtggtccaaggaaggaacagtggtgaaccggtgacaggatcatgggctCATTAATGTACATGGGGAGTGAAAGCAGGTcagtgtggtccgatccaacagacgagctactgttgctcaaactgctgaagaagttaatgctggttctgatagaaagggtgTAGTACTGGAGCACAGTGCAGGActggaaccaacacaatattaggcaagtggtcataaggttatgcctgatcagtgtacactaTCTGTATACAATCTCTGATACACAGCCTTATTTActgatgtatatatttatctgcactagttcatttgcacttctggtagatgctaaatggcatttcattgctatgtacctgtactttgcaatgacaaagttctatctatctatctatctatgaagcTTTCTAATGAATATATAATTTTGTTAATCaaattaataacattaaatCAAGGTGCACTCTTACGCTTTGAACGCAATCAAAACACTAACACGGTCTAACTGTGAGTGATATTGTACTGCCCACCCTTTCTAATTTTTAATGACCAGGAGATATCTTACAGAGAGAATGGTCCTCCACATGAACACCAGCATGGTGAGAACTCCCACCACAGCTGTAGCAACCACTGGCTTCCAGGGCAGGCCGTGGAATGTAGGACCCGGCTGCCATTCCTCAGGCAAAGCAGCAATCAGCTAGAAGATAGACATTGGATCAGAGATCATGTTCTTCATCACTATGCTGGATTTGAACTAACAAAAGAATGTGAACAAACCATTCCATATACTTTAATGTTGGATTAGAATCTATTGTTTTGTATTCTAATGTGTATAAACATGGACAGCAATGGATAATAACCCTTACAGCGGGTAAATAAGGATTGAACCCGTCACCATTtttctaaaggtgctattgACGTGAAAATTTCACCAGTCTGTAAATgaagttatgtgtaataatgtggaCAGGATTGCTTTCAGCTGGTGTCTTGGCTATCCATGCCTTTTTGCTCCTCCCTTTCTTCGTGCGTTCAATACTTTTTCCGTgcgtcatttcacattattacacataacttcATTTACGGACATCTATGGTTTGATTGCATGGGTTgctaccaacatctggtgaaaatttaACGTCAAATAGCAccttgttcattacttattttaCCTGCTGTATGTGCTCACTCTAGACTGTCGGAAGAAAAATAACATATgtcaaatcactgaattataCCACCCTCATCAAAAGGTGTCATCAAACATTTACAATATCCTCTGCAAAACATGTATGCAAAGCAACATGAAAAACAACCGAAAGGCATTATGAAATTGACCATTGACGTCACAACTGCGAAATCTTGTAAATGGTCAACACAATTGCCAtctatggtaaaaaaaaaacttatttgtttgttttctctgtttAAAAGTAAATGCATTATGTAGACTCAATTATAACCTAAGCCTAAAGCAATAAACAGTGCattaatacactacatacattATTAAATACTGATGTATTGAGTGTTACTGGAAGTACTGGACATGTGTTAGGTCTCCTTTTGTTCTGTATTATTATcaatacaataaaattattataaagacaAATACCATTGAGAAACCATTTAACTAAGCTAAtcaacacactctctgtgtctctctcacacccccacacacactctctgtgtctctctcacacccccacacacactctctgtgtctctctcacacccccacacacactctctgtgtctctctcacacccccacacacactctctgtgtctctctcacacccccacacacactctctgtgtctctctcacacccccacacacactctctgtgtctctctcacacccccacacacactctctgtgtctctctcacacccccacacacactctctgtgtctctctcacacccccacacacactctctgtgtctctctcacacccccacacacactctctgtgtctctctcacacccccacacacactctctgtgtctctctcacacccccacacacactctctgtgtctctctcacacccccacacacactctctgtgtctctctcacacccccacacacactctctgtgtctctctcacacccccacacacactctctgtgtctatctcacacccccacacacactctgtgtctatctcacacccccacacacactctctgtgtctatctcacccccacacacactctctgtgtctatctctcacacacacactctctatctatctcacacacacacacacactctctctgtctatctcacacacacacacacactctctctgtctatctcacacacacacacacactctctctgtctatctcacacacacacacacacactctctctctgtctatctcacacacacacacacacactctctctctgtctatctcacacacacacacacacactctctctctgtctatctcacacacacacacacacactctctctctgtctatctcacacacacacacacacactctctctctgtctatctcacacacacacacacacactctctctctgtctatctcacacacacacacacactctctctctgtctctcacacacacacacacacactctctctctgtctctcacacacacacacacacactctctctctgtctatctcacacacacacacacactctctctgtctatctcacacacacacactctctctgtctatctcacacacacacactctctctctctgtctatctcacacacacacactatctctctgtctcacacacacacactctctgtctatctcacacacacacactctctgtgtctctctcacacccccacacacactctctgtgtctctctcacacccccacacacactctctgtgtctctctcacacccccacacacactctctgtgtctctctcacacccccacacacactctctgtgtctctctcacacccccacacacactctctgtgtctctctcacacccccacacacactctctgtgtctctctcacacccccacacacacactctgtgtctctctcacacccccacacacacactctgtgtctctctcacacccccacacacactctctgtgtctctctcacacccccacacacactctctgtgtctctctcacacccccacacacactctctgtgtctctctcacacccccacacacactctctgtgtctctctcacacccccacacacactctctgtgtctctctcacacccccacacacactctctgtgtctctctcacacccccacacacactctctgtgtctctctcacacccccacacacactctctgtgtctctctcacacccccacacacactctctgtgtctctctcacacccccacacacactctctgtgtctctctcacacccccacacacactctctgtgtctctctcacacccccacacacacactctgtgtctctctcacacccccacacacacactctgtgtctctctcacacccccacacacacactctgtgtctctctcacacccccacacacacactctgtgtctctctcacacccccacacacactctctgtgtctctctcacacccccacacacactctctgtgtctctctcacacccccacacacactctgtgtctctctcacacccccacacacactctctgtgtctctctcacacccccacacacactctctgtgtctctctcacacccccacacacacactctgtgtctctctcacacccccacacacactctctgtgtctctctcacacccccacacacactctctgtgtctctctcacacccccacacacactctctgtgtctctctcacacccccacacacactctctgtgtctctctcacacccccacacacactctctgtgtctctctcacacccccacacacactctctgtgtctctctcacacacacacactctctctctgtctcacacacacacactctctgtctatctcacacacacacactctctcacacacacacacactctctcacacacacacactatctcacacacacacacactatctatcacacacacacactatcacacacacacactatcacacacacacactatctatcacacacacacactatcacacacacacactatcacacacacacactctatctatcacacacacacacacacacactctatctatcacacacacacacactcacactctatctatcacacacacacacactcacactctatctatcacacacacacactatctcacacacatactctgtctctctctctctcacacacacacacacacacacactctctctctgtctctctctcacaaacacacacacacacacacacacacacacactctctctgtctctctctctcacaaacacaaacacacacacacacacacactctctctctctctctctctctctctctctctcacacacacacacacaaggttcaggtgtgtgttcaggttggACTTTCAGCCCTAATGCTGTATATTATACTGATATACATATCATAGATATAAATTTACACGAAAGTAAAAAAGCTGTAACGGAAACGCACGAGCTCGTGAGACCTCTGAGGTGATTAGCATGTCAGATAAAAGTCTCGAGTTGCTGCTTTTCTGGACATTAATCGCTTGGCAGATATAAACAACCTTCGAgtgatgattaaaaataaacttcATGACATACAGAAGTCATTTTATTATAAACTCCTGACGTGTAAATGGTTTATAATAGCTAGCTAGGTGTTGTGACAAGCCTCAGTGAAAACACGTACTTCCTGAAATCCTGACAGAAACACGACAGAAACCGTCGTCCACAGGTCCAGCAGTCCGGACAGAGAAGAAGTGTGGCTTAAATCCGACTCCATTTCTCTTTCAgctatctcacacacaaacacacaagatgCTAAGCGCTAAGCTAAACAGCCGGCTATACGGCTAAACCTCACACCGCTAATCCTGTCAGTCAAACCTGACAGCTTCTGAAACTGAAACTGTGCACGAGCCGACACTGTGCTGTAGCGCGTGAAGCTCAACCCGAGCGTCTTAAGAGcttcatatagtgtatataacgCGTTTATTTGTGTCATGCAAATCTCAACAACGCACACTCTGTACTTCAaccctaacactaacacacGTCGACGTCCAAAAACCTGGTTACGTCACAACATACAGCCGAACAAGGTACTGTTTAGAAATGCTGCAACCGAGTGTAGACGGAACTCGGCGGAAAAAAATACGACATCCGACAAGGAAAACTGCAATGAAAAACGAGTCAGGCAAGTGGGAAATGTAACTCGGAGAAATCGGGCAGCGCGCGCACGCTCGATATAAACACGCATGACGTCACAACATCATGGCGGCGCTCACACATAGCAGTAAACTATggatttcagaaatgtttttttctttggatCTCAAGATaataaattttttataaaaGCATGCATGTTGTGTCTCTGCTGCTGATGGGCAAGAGACCCTGTAGAGCTGGTGTAATGGTCAACCTTACAGCTTGATTgttcaaggttttttttcctccaaatttATTCTTCTGGGTGAATAAAAGTACATCCAcccatctatttatccatctatctgtctgacggTGCTATACGATTTCCAAATTAGTGTCCGTCACTCAACAATGCAAATCCTGGACACTATAGTAAATAAAATGGGTAAACAATTTCATCACTAGCCAGCTAGAAGGACTTGGATGGCTCCATGGTTACCGTACCATGTTTCCATGAGATGCCGTCTGAACAGTTTGTGGTTCACTAGACAAACAGTGAGCAAAATCTGCAGAATAACCAATAAGAACGCCGATATATATCACAGCATGGTGCTGCCACAGGTAAAGATCCCAAGTAAAACACATAGGACCACAAGTGGACCTCCACAATAAACagatttccttttttcttcatttcctaCTTGACATGAATTATCCTCAAAATTCAAAGAATGCCCTATATTTTCAAATTAAAGCTACAAAGCATAAtcaaaacatataaataaataaattaataaaggtTACTTACAATTTCTGCATACATGCCAATAAATTCTGATGCAAGAAGAAAGTAGTCTGAGGCGTGATCCGAGGCTGACTTGCTTGCTTGGTCATAGTTTGCATTATTGTCCGAGAAATCTGAGGCCCTCGGAGAGTCCAGTGAATCTGATGATTGAGAAGGGAAAACGTTATCTAAACAATAGCAAGGTTTATACCATGCTAAGAAAAgacaattataaaataaaaaaaaaaacaaaaaaacagataacCTGAAGATGGATCGATTTCAAATCCTAAAATGTCCAAAGGATTCTCCAGGATTGCTTGTGGTCCTCTCTGAATGTCTGTTGTGTCCTGCAAAGCTGCTTGATTGTCTTCGTTTTTATTGAAATGCCCTCCATCTTCCCCAGGGCCCACGTCCTGGCTGTGGGATTCACCTCCTTGGCCGATGAACAGCTCAGCGGCTTCCTGAGGAACTTCTGGAGTTTCGGTTTCTTCGGTCAATGGGACGGTTTCCACTGGGATTTCGACCTCTTCAGGCACGTTCTCTGCTGCACAACAACAAACTTAGGTAAGATAATGGTCTTTTTGAACCATATTTGTGAAGTTTAGTTTGTAGCACTGAGGCATTGGTGGTCTATAAGACTAATAttgaaaaatatctaaaaataaaccaTGAAAGTGAGCAGCTGAAGATCTTCAGGTCATAGTAGGCTGATGAACTGATTAACTGTTATTCAAAGGAAaaaatttgggttttttttcatcctgtctagttttttttcattacacccagagtcttatGTTCAAATAAGTCTGTTAACActtaaaatgaatcatttaaaagaaatatacctttttttttttaaacagaatattcattttttataaacCTACAAGGTGTAAATGTGCACGTTTACACATTTTGCACTGCTGTGCTCAAAATGAGTTACTCAATGGACTACCGAAGGTAAGGTTTTGAGTTTAAATCCAAAATCTatcaagctgccacttctgggccctCAAGCAAGGCCCGTAACCATTAACTGCTCatttggaggggaaaaaagaaaatcttccatatgccataaatgtaaatggtcTAAATTGACCTCCAAGGCTAAAACGTACCCATTTCCGAGCGAGACTGGTTCTCCTTCGCCAAAGGCACACTGTCACTGTATTTCCGATGTAGAGAAAAAGCCAACTCCTGAAAATCATCCAAAACAGCAGCTTCCTCATCGATCACGTCTTGGTCAAGCTGCTCTCCGAGTTCCAGCGCCTTTTGCTCCCGAGCGTCCAGCATTTTGTCGATCTCATCGAGTATGGCGTTTTCGGACACCTCGAGGACACTCGCCAGCATGTGCTCTAGGTCCTCGCTGTTCTGGGACAGAGACTGCTTCGCAGACTTCAGCTGATGATCCAAGTCGGTGAACATGGCTTCAATTCTGTAAAGGTTTTTAACGTTAAGGTGGCGCAAGATGCGATCGATCTCGTCGTCTTTGAAGTGATCTCTTAAAAGCGTCAGTCTCCGTATGCTGTCGCTGTACTCCGGCTCTTTACTGACAGCCGGATCGGCACTGGTTCTGTCAGACTTTCTATCGTTTCCATTATCAGCTGCCAGGTCTGAGACGCTCGATAATGTTGATTCGGTGCCGGTTTTTCCATCATGGCCAGTCTTCAGTTCTGACACGTTCTTAGCTGCCAGTTCTGGCGAGGTGTCACGTGGTTGTTTAGGTGAGGCTGATTCGTTTTCTTCTAAGTGAGATTCAAGGCTGGTGTTTTTAACAGGTTCTTCTTCATCAACGAGCTCGGTTTTCATGGATAAAACAGCGTTTTCATCTTCCAGCAGCTCCTCAGCAggctcatcctcttcctcctcctcaacgccaggttctacagacagtttttctgttttaagTGCACCTTCGAATGTTTTGATAATCTCATTTTTAACTCTCTGTATTTGTTCATCAAGCTCAGGAGCATCAAGAGCACGTTCCTGGAAGCGAGCCTCAGATGTGTGGGATTTAATTTCACTGGGGTTTGGCTTTACAATAGTTTTTTCTGAAAAAGATTTGATGGGTTTGTCCAACACTGGCTTTATATCTTCTAACGGTGGTGTCGGAGGAACGGATTCAGATTCCACACCATCGATAAGGTTCTCATTCGGATCTAAAGACTTGATTCcttttaattctttattatGTTTTGAGACATCAGGGTTTTGTTTCTGTACATATAGACTGTCGTTCTTTACAGAGTCGTTAATAGATGGCTTTATTTCATCTGCTCCTTCACTTGTTTCTGAGTCATGAACCTCAATGGTCTGAATCTCATCTAGATCTTTTTCAGTTGTTTTAGTGCGAGTATCAtggtcttcctcctcctcctcatcatcatcatcgtcaggTAAATCAGTCCTCTCACCTCCGCTTACAATTTTAAAGACCGTGTCCCCGAAATTAGACCACATACTGTCATCCTTCGCTTCCTCATCTGAGACAGGAGGCTGTTTATCTTCTGACTCTGGAACATCGTCCTGAAAATAAAGTGGCTTCTCTTCGAAAGTAAGCAGCGAAGGCTTTTTCACACTTTCCTCTTCTATTTCAATTGGTTGCTCAGCTAAGCCATTGATCTGATCTTCATCATCGTCCTCATCATCCTGGGGTGTTACCTTCTGTGTGTTCTCATCATCTGAGGTAACAGCATCGAAAGTTTCACCTAAAGTGGTTTTTAACTGTGAGGAAGCTTCCACCGGTGTGGTATGGTCACTTTTCTTTTTGAAAACTTCATCCTCCTTAGCTGAAGGTTCATCTGGACTGGCTTTGTCTGTGGGTTTCTCCAGATGAGAATCAGCATCATATGAAGCTGTTGTTTCCACTGGCAGTTGATTTGTTTCAGATTCTCGCAAATCGCCGCCTTCGAAGTTCCTGCTGGTTTCTCCCGTCTCTCTGTCCTTAGCCGCCTCATCAACAAGAGCCATTTCTTCATTCTGTGA
This DNA window, taken from Hemibagrus wyckioides isolate EC202008001 linkage group LG06, SWU_Hwy_1.0, whole genome shotgun sequence, encodes the following:
- the mia3 gene encoding transport and Golgi organization protein 1 homolog isoform X2, encoding MTGLKSHFNLFILFICVCFSKVSADRRFSDFKRCADDECSMLLCRGKASKDFAGPDCRFLSFKTGETIYVYYKLSGQRSDIWAGSVGNSFGYFPKDFLNINHIYTENEIEVPTEETDFVCFDTGRDKFESYNIDVLLRNSLNAADEPSHKTEEISHIEDPDQDGEMEENGMDVVNLDSLHTGSEAEHGDDSEDDDGEFQDSMTASSETTASYEKDKDGESDSAEGEGADEDSEKIIPDEPSPKEDGVFQKNSYRTTPVEAPSILKTTFGETFDAVTSDDEKTQKVTTDDDDDDDDEDQNNDLSEKPIEVEEESVKKPSLLTFEEKSRYLEDDVPGAAESEDKHVLSQNEEMALVDEAAKDRETGETSRNFEGGDLRESETNQLPVETTASYDADSHLEKPTDKASPDEPSAKEDEVFKKKSDHTTPVEASSQLKTTLGETFDAVTSDDENTQKVTPQDDEDDDEDQINGLAEQPIEIEEESVKKPSLLTFEEKPLYFQDDVPESEDKQPPVSDEEAKDDSMWSNFGDTVFKIVSGGERTDLPDDDDDEEEEEDHDTRTKTTEKDLDEIQTIEVHDSETSEGADEIKPSINDSVKNDSLYVQKQNPDVSKHNKELKGIKSLDPNENLIDGVESESVPPTPPLEDIKPVLDKPIKSFSEKTIVKPNPSEIKSHTSEARFQERALDAPELDEQIQRVKNEIIKTFEGALKTEKLSVEPGVEEEEEDEPAEELLEDENAVLSMKTELVDEEEPVKNTSLESHLEENESASPKQPRDTSPELAAKNVSELKTGHDGKTGTESTLSSVSDLAADNGNDRKSDRTSADPAVSKEPEYSDSIRRLTLLRDHFKDDEIDRILRHLNVKNLYRIEAMFTDLDHQLKSAKQSLSQNSEDLEHMLASVLEVSENAILDEIDKMLDAREQKALELGEQLDQDVIDEEAAVLDDFQELAFSLHRKYSDSVPLAKENQSRSEMENVPEEVEIPVETVPLTEETETPEVPQEAAELFIGQGGESHSQDVGPGEDGGHFNKNEDNQAALQDTTDIQRGPQAILENPLDILGFEIDPSSDSLDSPRASDFSDNNANYDQASKSASDHASDYFLLASEFIGMYAEILIAALPEEWQPGPTFHGLPWKPVVATAVVGVLTMLVFMWRTILSVKSRMYLLTEKQLAERIQQLISEKSDVLNKITELNNSIKQYEEKLNNSEESHSSLQKEFSDLKTHYQDLNKQKEKLSGNFARLCEKIANTQEENKTLNEKISTMHQGIQDYQKTLKVYDEERSKVQVLMDEAKLREDALKAQVLSFEKDNSALKEQKKSLFQDAKDWQEKHEKLSEEIKVYHKRQTELENALVHKENEIDVLSGCITELKSLDSCNDAELGNDKNGDPLKLHLKQMMDVSRIKATLSVIEDERNRLFENFMTEQKARQELEEKFQKVVHDQTNLKNEKTHLENQYKNLQQRLEITTELYHQKENILHQKLTQEELERHEKESKLSEVDGRALQAEEELNRLRQKVKDMQEEMQQNERSLKAEIAVQEKKAHENWLKARASERALIEERRECANLRQKIVECSDKMSDLEHALYKSGPPDRHMPPLQRGDSYGPSPVSGGAPSPPLMIEDPGRPPSGTMGRRSEPFGPRLLLDGHGRSADLGHPLPFRPELSGPRTSSPCTQDGSQIDAEVTIQASTDPTEGISKSQRPGTFLPSPIRDSPVPAPNALPKAYGPPMGGPLPPMNGPLPPVMRPPNGHSPMIPPGPPFGPEPPFRPPHMDSYRPPFPLRPYGPIPVPFGHGPPRRDFPSMSPHPGSHGIHDFPPNYAGPKDSPFPPQPFLTGPLPPPGAMVPPSVGAHGPPPPTALQPREGQEMPHAADAPPGQRVAQDARTPAVTES